The Allocatelliglobosispora scoriae genome contains a region encoding:
- a CDS encoding (Fe-S)-binding protein codes for MRIALFITCVNDLVFPGTGRAVVRILERLGHTVDFPPEQTCCGQAHANSGYRAEAMPLVRRFVDTFAGYDAIVTPSGSCTAMVREAYPRLAAGDHGLAAQVAAVAPRVFELSELLVDVLGVTDVGAHFPHRVTYHPTCHGLRMLHLGDKPERLLRAVGGIELTELPGADECCGFGGTFALKNAGVSAAMLADKCDAACGTGADFLAAADNSCLAHIGGGLSRRDGPRAIHYAEILAATKEDS; via the coding sequence GTGCGGATCGCGCTCTTCATCACCTGCGTCAACGACCTGGTCTTCCCCGGCACCGGACGAGCCGTCGTGCGCATCCTCGAACGCCTCGGCCACACCGTCGACTTCCCCCCGGAGCAGACCTGCTGCGGCCAGGCCCACGCCAACAGCGGCTACCGGGCCGAGGCGATGCCCCTGGTCCGCCGGTTCGTCGACACCTTCGCCGGCTACGACGCGATCGTGACGCCGTCCGGGTCGTGCACGGCGATGGTGCGGGAGGCGTACCCCCGGCTCGCCGCAGGCGATCACGGCCTCGCGGCGCAGGTCGCGGCTGTCGCACCGCGGGTTTTCGAACTCTCCGAGTTGCTCGTCGACGTGCTCGGCGTGACCGACGTGGGCGCGCACTTCCCGCACCGGGTCACCTATCACCCGACCTGCCACGGGCTGCGCATGCTGCACCTGGGCGACAAGCCGGAGCGGCTGCTGCGCGCGGTCGGCGGCATCGAGCTGACCGAACTGCCCGGCGCCGACGAGTGCTGCGGCTTCGGCGGCACCTTCGCGCTCAAGAACGCCGGCGTCTCCGCGGCGATGCTCGCCGACAAGTGCGACGCCGCCTGCGGCACGGGCGCGGACTTCCTCGCCGCCGCTGACAACTCCTGCCTCGCCCACATCGGCGGCGGCCTGAGCAGGCGCGACGGCCCGCGAGCGATCCACTATGCGGAGATCCTCGCCGCGACGAAGGAGGACTCGTGA
- a CDS encoding lactate utilization protein B → MTGTGNIVAALPFPTAAKPKLADSQLRDNLRRATHTIRDKRLRTVAELPEWERLRLAGAAIKDDVLARLPELLVEFEAAATAAGATVHWARDAAEACGIAVDLALSTGTREVVKIKSMATQEIGLNEALEAVGITPIETDLAELIVQLAGDTPSHILVPAIHYNRHQIRELFARRMPGVDLDALTDDPAALAEAARRHLRARFFSARVAISGANFAIAETGTLVVVESEGNGRMCLTLPETLISVVGVEKILPTVRDLDVFLQLLPRSSTGERMNPYTSAWTGVTPGDGPQQVHVILVDNGRSDVLADPVGRQALRCIRCSACLNVCPVYERVGGHAYGSVYPGPIGAILSPQLSGAGANATLPFASTLCGACFEACPVRIDIPEVLVHLRQEIVAAAGATPERAAMRAAAWVLRDRRRYSAALRAARRFAAPLRLVGRPDAVRHLPWPLTRWSASRDTPLPARETFREWWSRERA, encoded by the coding sequence GTGACCGGCACCGGCAACATCGTCGCGGCGCTGCCCTTCCCGACCGCGGCGAAGCCCAAGCTCGCCGACTCCCAGCTCCGCGACAACCTGCGCCGAGCCACCCACACCATCCGCGACAAGCGCCTGCGCACCGTCGCCGAGCTGCCCGAGTGGGAGCGGCTGCGGCTCGCCGGTGCCGCGATCAAGGACGACGTGCTCGCGCGCCTGCCCGAACTCCTGGTGGAGTTCGAGGCCGCCGCCACGGCGGCGGGAGCCACGGTTCACTGGGCCCGCGACGCCGCGGAGGCCTGCGGCATCGCCGTGGACCTGGCCCTTTCGACGGGTACGCGCGAAGTGGTCAAGATCAAATCGATGGCGACCCAGGAGATCGGCCTCAACGAGGCGCTCGAAGCCGTCGGCATCACCCCGATCGAGACCGACCTCGCGGAGCTGATCGTGCAGCTCGCGGGTGACACCCCGTCGCACATCCTGGTGCCCGCGATCCACTACAACCGGCACCAGATCCGGGAGCTCTTCGCCCGCCGGATGCCCGGCGTCGACCTCGACGCGCTCACCGACGACCCGGCCGCGCTCGCCGAGGCGGCCAGGCGGCACCTGCGAGCGCGCTTTTTCTCGGCCCGGGTCGCGATCTCCGGCGCCAACTTCGCCATCGCCGAGACCGGTACCCTGGTCGTGGTCGAGTCCGAGGGCAACGGCCGGATGTGCCTCACCCTGCCCGAGACGCTGATCAGCGTCGTCGGCGTCGAGAAGATCCTGCCCACGGTCCGCGACCTCGACGTGTTCCTGCAACTGCTGCCGCGATCGTCGACCGGCGAGCGGATGAACCCCTACACCTCGGCGTGGACCGGTGTCACCCCCGGCGACGGGCCACAGCAGGTGCACGTCATCCTCGTCGACAACGGCCGCAGCGACGTGCTCGCCGACCCCGTCGGCCGCCAGGCGCTGCGCTGCATCCGGTGCTCGGCCTGCCTCAACGTCTGCCCCGTCTACGAGCGTGTCGGCGGGCACGCATACGGCTCGGTCTATCCCGGACCGATCGGCGCGATCCTGTCCCCGCAGCTCTCCGGCGCCGGGGCCAATGCGACGCTGCCCTTCGCCTCCACCCTCTGCGGCGCCTGCTTCGAGGCGTGCCCGGTCCGCATCGACATCCCCGAGGTACTCGTCCACCTGCGACAGGAGATCGTCGCCGCCGCCGGTGCCACGCCCGAACGAGCCGCGATGCGCGCCGCCGCCTGGGTGCTGCGCGACCGTCGGCGCTACTCGGCCGCCCTCCGCGCCGCCCGCCGCTTCGCCGCGCCGCTGCGCCTCGTCGGCCGCCCCGACGCGGTTCGGCACCTGCCGTGGCCGCTCACCCGCTGGTCGGCGAGCCGAGATACGCCGCTGCCGGCGAGGGAGACCTTCCGCGAATGGTGGTCCCGTGAACGCGCGTGA
- a CDS encoding LutC/YkgG family protein, translating to MNARDEVLTRLRAARPSGAVTVSRDYDPPAPDGTDLVELLTDRLLDYRATVRRCDAAALPTVLASLLTDASVVVVPPGLPSAWLGGTDVAQLTDDGGLTPGQLDLPGAVVVTGCAIACARTGTIILDAGPDQGRRVLTLVPDRHICVVRVDQVVYGIPEALSRLTDPTRPLTMISGPSATSDIELNRVEGVHGPRHLTIILLLP from the coding sequence GTGAACGCGCGTGACGAGGTCCTGACCCGGCTCCGGGCCGCCCGCCCGAGCGGCGCCGTGACCGTGTCGCGGGACTACGATCCGCCCGCACCCGACGGCACCGACCTGGTCGAGCTGCTCACCGATCGGCTCCTCGACTACCGCGCGACCGTCCGCCGCTGCGACGCCGCCGCGCTGCCGACGGTGCTGGCGTCGCTGCTCACGGATGCCTCGGTGGTGGTCGTGCCGCCCGGCCTCCCGTCGGCATGGCTCGGCGGGACCGACGTGGCGCAGCTCACCGACGATGGCGGTCTGACGCCGGGACAGCTCGACCTACCGGGGGCGGTCGTGGTCACGGGATGCGCGATCGCCTGCGCCCGCACCGGGACGATCATCCTCGACGCGGGTCCGGACCAGGGCCGCCGAGTACTCACCCTCGTCCCGGACCGGCACATCTGCGTGGTGCGGGTGGACCAGGTGGTCTACGGCATTCCCGAGGCGCTGTCGCGGCTGACGGATCCGACCAGGCCGCTGACGATGATCTCCGGCCCGTCGGCGACCAGCGATATCGAGCTCAATCGCGTAGAAGGCGTCCACGGCCCCCGCCACCTCACCATCATCCTCCTGCTCCCGTAG
- a CDS encoding polyprenyl synthetase family protein gives MTAPPLLATEGGPAGRRSVADAPPGVGVRSAAVEEVFMTAPPGRVSATALPGRVDAALAGFLSQQAATWSGPDRRSTFTAVRSFVLSGGKRLRPAFCYWGWRGAVDPDTAAPQAERVAIIAGAALELFHCFALIHDDIIDGSSLRRGEPSLHEVFAAAHTAHGWRGDPVDYGRGAALLCGDLCAVWADQLFGRCGAPPHLLRQAQELFAVTRAEAIAGEHLDTLAQAVGGFGSVQRALEVARLKTARYSIVRPLQLGAILAGGSPALLDAYATVGDPLGEAFQLRDDVLGVFGDPAVTGKSTLDDLRVGKATVLLALAFAQATPVWRRALVELVGDPELDEDGADMIKSIMVDCGALAATESRISLGHEQALAAIAGLPVPAEVAAALSSLANLAVSRSS, from the coding sequence GTGACCGCCCCGCCGCTCCTCGCCACCGAGGGCGGTCCCGCCGGTCGTCGCTCCGTCGCCGACGCGCCGCCCGGGGTCGGTGTGCGGTCCGCCGCGGTAGAGGAGGTCTTCATGACAGCGCCGCCGGGGCGGGTCTCGGCCACAGCGTTGCCGGGGCGGGTCGACGCGGCACTCGCGGGCTTCCTGTCGCAGCAGGCCGCGACCTGGTCCGGGCCCGACCGCCGGTCCACGTTCACCGCGGTGCGCAGCTTCGTCCTCAGCGGCGGAAAGCGCCTGCGGCCGGCCTTCTGCTACTGGGGCTGGCGTGGTGCGGTCGACCCGGACACGGCCGCCCCGCAGGCCGAACGGGTGGCGATCATCGCGGGTGCGGCCCTGGAGCTCTTCCACTGCTTCGCCCTCATCCACGACGACATCATCGACGGCAGCAGTCTGCGGCGTGGTGAGCCGTCCCTGCACGAGGTGTTCGCCGCCGCGCACACCGCCCATGGCTGGCGCGGCGACCCCGTCGACTACGGCCGAGGCGCAGCCCTGCTCTGCGGCGACCTCTGCGCGGTCTGGGCCGACCAGCTCTTCGGCCGCTGCGGCGCCCCGCCCCACCTGCTGCGCCAGGCCCAGGAACTCTTCGCCGTCACGCGGGCCGAGGCGATCGCGGGGGAGCACCTCGACACGCTCGCCCAGGCGGTCGGCGGGTTCGGATCGGTGCAGCGGGCGCTGGAGGTGGCCCGGCTGAAGACCGCCCGCTACTCGATCGTCCGGCCGCTGCAGCTCGGCGCGATCCTGGCCGGGGGGTCACCGGCTCTTCTCGACGCGTACGCCACCGTCGGCGACCCGCTCGGCGAAGCCTTCCAGCTCCGCGACGACGTACTCGGCGTCTTCGGCGACCCCGCCGTGACCGGCAAGTCCACTCTGGACGATCTGCGGGTCGGCAAGGCGACGGTGCTGCTGGCGCTCGCCTTCGCCCAGGCGACGCCGGTGTGGCGGCGGGCGTTGGTGGAGCTCGTCGGCGATCCGGAGCTCGACGAGGACGGCGCGGACATGATCAAGTCGATCATGGTGGACTGCGGTGCGCTGGCGGCGACGGAATCGCGGATCAGCCTCGGCCACGAACAGGCTCTGGCGGCGATCGCCGGGCTCCCGGTCCCGGCCGAGGTGGCGGCGGCGTTGAGCTCGCTGGCCAACCTGGCGGTGTCCCGCTCCAGCTAG
- a CDS encoding alkaline phosphatase family protein, giving the protein MPTPLLVLDVVGLTADLLTHMPRLRAACGHDARLDPVLPAVTCSVQATLLTGALPTEHGIVGNGWYFRDLGEVMLWRQHHALMGGEKVWQAARAAHPGYTVANICWWYAMGADVDWTITPRPIYRADGRKDPDCYTFPPELHDELPEFPLFSYWGPGAGIVSSAWICKAAEHVMATRNPDLTLVYVPHLDYDLQRFGPSSPQAIAAAVELDAVLGPLLDAGAARGASIVALSEYAITEVSKPVHVNRLLRSAGLLNVHTQDGMEYLDPWTSRAFAVADHQVAHVYVRDPADIAAVAKLLADLPGVAEVLDTVGKAEYGLGHERAGELVVVADPDAWFTYYYWLDDAHAPDFATHVEIHRKPGYDPAELLFDPAGPGAAKARAGKALLKKKLGMRYRMNVIGLDAGADAVRGSHGRLPDGERDSPVLLSSAALDTDRLAATDVKALLLRLAGLES; this is encoded by the coding sequence ATGCCCACCCCGCTGCTCGTCCTCGATGTCGTCGGCCTCACCGCCGACCTGCTCACCCACATGCCCCGGCTGCGCGCCGCCTGCGGCCACGACGCCCGGCTCGACCCGGTGCTCCCCGCCGTCACCTGCAGCGTCCAGGCGACCCTGCTCACCGGGGCCCTCCCCACCGAGCACGGCATCGTCGGCAACGGGTGGTATTTCCGCGATCTCGGCGAGGTCATGCTCTGGCGCCAGCACCACGCGCTGATGGGCGGCGAGAAGGTCTGGCAGGCGGCCCGCGCCGCGCACCCCGGCTACACGGTGGCGAACATCTGCTGGTGGTACGCGATGGGCGCCGACGTCGACTGGACGATCACGCCCCGGCCGATCTACCGCGCGGACGGGCGCAAGGACCCCGACTGCTACACCTTCCCACCGGAGCTGCACGACGAGCTGCCCGAGTTCCCGCTCTTCAGCTACTGGGGCCCCGGTGCCGGGATCGTCTCGTCGGCGTGGATCTGCAAGGCCGCCGAGCACGTCATGGCGACCCGCAACCCCGACCTGACCCTCGTCTACGTCCCGCACCTCGACTATGACCTGCAGCGCTTCGGCCCGTCGTCGCCGCAGGCGATCGCGGCGGCGGTGGAGCTCGACGCGGTCCTCGGCCCGCTGCTCGACGCCGGTGCCGCCCGGGGCGCGTCGATCGTGGCACTGTCCGAATACGCCATCACCGAGGTCAGCAAGCCCGTGCACGTCAACCGGCTGCTGCGCTCGGCCGGCCTGCTCAACGTGCACACCCAGGACGGCATGGAGTACCTCGACCCCTGGACATCGCGTGCCTTCGCCGTCGCCGACCACCAGGTGGCCCACGTCTACGTACGCGACCCCGCCGACATCGCCGCGGTCGCGAAGCTCCTCGCCGACCTGCCCGGGGTCGCGGAGGTTCTCGACACCGTCGGCAAGGCCGAGTACGGCCTCGGCCACGAACGCGCCGGTGAGCTGGTGGTCGTCGCGGACCCGGACGCCTGGTTCACGTACTACTACTGGCTCGACGATGCGCACGCGCCGGACTTCGCGACCCATGTGGAGATCCACCGCAAACCCGGCTACGACCCCGCTGAGCTGCTCTTCGACCCGGCCGGACCGGGTGCCGCGAAGGCCCGGGCGGGCAAGGCGTTGCTGAAGAAGAAGCTCGGTATGCGCTACCGGATGAACGTGATCGGCCTCGATGCCGGTGCCGACGCTGTGCGAGGCTCGCACGGGCGGCTGCCGGACGGGGAGCGCGACTCGCCGGTGCTGCTCTCGTCGGCCGCGCTCGACACCGACCGGCTCGCCGCCACCGATGTGAAAGCCCTGCTGCTGCGCCTGGCGGGGCTGGAGTCGTGA
- the eboE gene encoding metabolite traffic protein EboE, producing the protein MRLTHPGGSTVHLAYCTNVHAAEDLAGVVGQLDRFAVPVREELGVDLLGLGLWLAEPVASALAADRGLRLGLRRELAARGLEAVTLNGFPYQAFQAPVVKHDVYYPDWTDRRRLRYTLELAAILADLLPDGAERGSISTLPLAWREPWTSDNADSARKLLSELSGGLAGYGGRIRVAFEPEPGCVVETTTQAVTALSDVDTDYLGVCLDLAHLACAWEDPAQAVARLDAAGIPIVKVQVSAALEIADPAANLDTLAEYAEPRFLHQTRSAAGAAFDDLPEALASGAPGPWRIHFHAPLHAAPLPPLTTSVPVLRQALAVLMESPACDHLEVETYTWGVLPDAARPVDDAGLARGIAAELAFARDELHALGVS; encoded by the coding sequence ATGCGCCTGACGCATCCGGGCGGCTCCACGGTGCACCTCGCCTACTGCACCAACGTGCACGCCGCCGAGGACCTGGCCGGGGTAGTCGGGCAGCTGGATCGCTTCGCGGTGCCCGTACGCGAGGAGTTGGGTGTCGACCTGCTCGGTCTGGGGTTGTGGCTCGCCGAGCCGGTCGCGTCGGCGCTCGCCGCCGACCGTGGCCTGCGGCTCGGCCTGCGGCGCGAGCTCGCCGCGCGCGGGCTGGAGGCGGTGACCCTCAACGGCTTCCCCTACCAGGCTTTTCAGGCACCGGTGGTGAAGCACGATGTCTACTACCCGGACTGGACGGACCGGCGGCGGCTGCGCTACACCCTCGAACTCGCCGCGATCCTCGCCGACCTGCTCCCCGACGGCGCCGAGCGCGGGTCGATCTCGACCCTGCCGCTCGCCTGGCGCGAGCCCTGGACCAGCGACAACGCCGACTCCGCCCGCAAGCTGCTCAGCGAGCTCTCCGGCGGCCTCGCCGGTTACGGCGGCCGGATCCGGGTCGCCTTCGAACCCGAGCCCGGCTGCGTCGTCGAGACCACCACCCAGGCCGTCACCGCACTCTCCGACGTGGACACCGACTACCTCGGCGTCTGTCTCGACCTCGCCCACCTCGCCTGCGCGTGGGAGGACCCGGCGCAGGCCGTGGCGCGCCTCGACGCGGCGGGCATCCCCATCGTCAAGGTCCAGGTCTCGGCCGCGCTGGAGATCGCCGACCCGGCCGCGAACCTCGACACCCTCGCCGAGTACGCCGAACCGCGCTTCCTGCACCAGACGCGCTCCGCCGCCGGAGCCGCCTTCGACGACCTGCCCGAAGCCCTCGCCAGCGGCGCACCCGGCCCGTGGCGGATCCACTTCCACGCACCCCTGCACGCCGCGCCCCTGCCGCCGCTGACCACCAGCGTCCCCGTGCTCCGCCAGGCCCTCGCCGTGTTGATGGAGTCGCCGGCGTGTGATCACCTGGAGGTCGAGACCTACACCTGGGGTGTGCTGCCCGACGCCGCCCGCCCGGTCGACGACGCGGGCCTGGCCAGGGGAATCGCCGCCGAACTCGCCTTCGCCCGCGACGAACTGCACGCCCTTGGAGTCTCGTGA
- a CDS encoding TatD family hydrolase yields MRIFDPHIHMTSRTTDDYERMAAAGVTALVEPAFWLGQPRTTVGSFTDYFDALIGWEPFRASQYGIAHHCTIALNPKEANDPRCVEVLAELPRYLAKDRVVAVGEIGYDSMTPAEDEAFAAQLALAVEHELPALVHTPHRDKLLGARRSLGVVKESGIDPGFVTLDHLNEVTVPEVIGSGCWMGFSIYPDTKMTPDRMVSILREFGLERMLVNSAADWGKSDPLLTARTGEAMLAAGFSDDDVDRVLWRNPVEFYGQSGRLDLGSSDVEATFAGNSILRGGS; encoded by the coding sequence ATGCGAATCTTCGACCCGCACATCCACATGACCTCGCGGACCACCGACGACTACGAGCGGATGGCCGCCGCCGGGGTCACCGCCCTGGTCGAACCGGCCTTCTGGCTGGGGCAGCCGCGCACGACCGTGGGATCGTTCACCGACTACTTCGACGCGCTGATCGGGTGGGAGCCGTTCCGGGCCTCGCAGTACGGCATCGCGCACCACTGCACGATCGCGCTCAACCCCAAGGAGGCGAACGACCCGCGCTGCGTGGAGGTCCTCGCCGAGCTGCCGCGATACCTCGCGAAGGACCGGGTCGTGGCGGTGGGGGAGATCGGCTACGACTCGATGACGCCGGCCGAGGACGAGGCGTTCGCCGCCCAGCTCGCGCTCGCGGTCGAGCACGAACTGCCCGCGCTGGTGCACACGCCGCACCGCGACAAGCTGCTCGGCGCCCGGCGCAGCCTGGGTGTCGTGAAGGAGTCGGGCATCGATCCCGGCTTCGTCACGCTGGACCACCTCAACGAGGTCACGGTGCCGGAGGTGATCGGCAGCGGCTGCTGGATGGGCTTCTCGATCTACCCCGACACGAAGATGACGCCGGACCGGATGGTCTCGATCCTGCGGGAATTCGGGCTGGAGCGGATGCTCGTCAACTCGGCCGCCGACTGGGGGAAGTCGGATCCGCTGCTCACCGCCCGCACCGGTGAGGCGATGCTCGCGGCGGGCTTCTCCGACGACGACGTGGACCGGGTGCTGTGGCGCAATCCCGTGGAGTTCTACGGGCAGTCGGGCCGCCTGGACCTCGGCTCATCCGACGTGGAAGCCACCTTCGCGGGCAACTCCATCCTCCGCGGGGGGTCGTGA
- a CDS encoding EboA domain-containing protein — protein sequence MSLRFGYGTNGFANHRLGDALAVIADLGYTGVALTLDHAHLDPYAPDLPRRVEALAAELQRRGLGVVIETGARYLLDPRRKHAPTLLDDEAAVRVEFLRRAVDIAADLGAEAVSFWAGVPGATGADHWDRLVRGCAQVVEHAESKGVLLGFEPEPGMLVETIEQWFDLRGRLGEPEPFQLTLDIGHCRAIEPHGVAECVRIAGPHLVNVQIDDMCRGVHEHLEFGAGEIDFPPVLAALREVGYTGLVAVELPRHSHAAPAVAARSLSFLQAAQWLGDAEESLAAEPEQISKIFPSVRRKLGRDAADAGRVRLLRSLPEPAAHVAKLYRDGDNDEKRAVLLALPVVDPAGEHADLLRDALRSNDSRLVAAALGPYAEHLGDDEWRHGVLKSVFMGLSLAGVHGLDARADAELARMLAALRTEREAAGRAFPQDACDLLERLT from the coding sequence ATGAGCCTGCGATTCGGTTACGGCACGAACGGCTTCGCCAACCATCGGCTCGGCGACGCGCTCGCCGTCATCGCCGACCTCGGCTACACCGGGGTGGCGCTGACGCTGGACCACGCCCACCTCGATCCCTACGCACCCGACCTGCCCCGACGGGTCGAAGCGCTCGCGGCGGAGCTGCAGCGGCGCGGGCTCGGCGTCGTCATCGAGACCGGCGCGCGCTACCTGCTCGATCCCCGGCGCAAGCACGCCCCGACTCTGCTCGACGACGAGGCCGCGGTCCGGGTCGAGTTCCTGCGGCGGGCCGTCGACATCGCCGCCGACCTGGGCGCGGAGGCCGTCTCGTTCTGGGCCGGAGTGCCCGGTGCGACCGGCGCCGACCACTGGGACCGGCTCGTGCGCGGGTGCGCCCAGGTGGTCGAGCACGCCGAGAGCAAGGGCGTCCTGCTCGGTTTCGAACCGGAGCCCGGCATGCTCGTCGAGACGATCGAGCAGTGGTTCGACCTGCGCGGCCGGCTCGGCGAACCCGAACCGTTCCAGCTCACCCTCGACATCGGACACTGCCGGGCGATCGAGCCGCACGGCGTCGCGGAGTGCGTCCGCATCGCCGGTCCGCACCTGGTCAACGTACAGATCGACGACATGTGCCGGGGGGTGCACGAGCACCTGGAGTTCGGCGCGGGGGAGATCGACTTCCCGCCGGTGCTCGCCGCGCTGCGCGAGGTCGGCTACACCGGGCTCGTCGCGGTCGAGCTGCCCCGCCACTCGCACGCCGCGCCCGCCGTCGCGGCGCGCTCACTGTCGTTCCTCCAGGCTGCGCAGTGGCTCGGCGACGCGGAGGAGTCGCTCGCCGCCGAGCCCGAGCAGATCAGCAAGATCTTCCCGTCGGTACGCCGGAAGCTGGGCCGCGACGCCGCCGACGCCGGTCGGGTGCGCCTGCTGCGGTCCCTCCCCGAACCGGCGGCCCATGTCGCGAAGCTCTACCGCGACGGCGACAACGACGAGAAGCGTGCCGTTCTGCTCGCGCTGCCTGTCGTGGACCCCGCGGGCGAGCACGCCGACCTGCTGCGCGACGCCCTGCGCAGCAATGATTCGCGGCTGGTGGCGGCGGCCCTGGGGCCCTACGCGGAGCACCTGGGTGACGACGAGTGGCGCCATGGCGTACTCAAATCGGTTTTCATGGGCTTGTCCCTCGCCGGGGTGCACGGCCTCGACGCGCGGGCGGACGCGGAGCTGGCGCGGATGCTCGCGGCCCTGCGGACCGAGCGCGAGGCAGCGGGGCGGGCCTTCCCCCAAGACGCCTGCGATCTGCTGGAGAGGCTCACCTGA
- a CDS encoding SCO3242 family prenyltransferase, giving the protein MILRDLIELVRAPAALSVPGDAVAGAAAADCLDGRTAGIAAASVCLYWAGMAANDWSDRELDAVERPERPIPSGRISPGQALAVAGGLTAAGLAIAGAAGGRRTLATAGLLVGAIWTYDVKLKNSPAGPAGMAVCRGLDVLLGASTGSMRRALRPAAVVAAHTYAVTALSRREVSGADRALPLGTLAATAVVATAAARRPPNNTNSSRVAAIEGGPGGRATTATTVTGGWSGAVRDAASGLVGLVLAGLYAQKFGRAQRAVLRDPAAGNVRAAVGAGIMSLPSLQGALAAQHGSPVAGAAVAVMAPLGRRLVKAVSPT; this is encoded by the coding sequence ATGATCCTTCGTGACCTGATCGAGCTGGTCCGGGCGCCCGCCGCGCTCTCCGTACCCGGTGACGCGGTCGCCGGTGCCGCCGCCGCGGACTGCCTCGACGGGCGGACCGCCGGGATCGCCGCCGCCTCCGTCTGCCTCTACTGGGCGGGGATGGCCGCCAACGACTGGTCCGACCGGGAGCTCGACGCCGTGGAGCGACCCGAACGCCCCATCCCGTCGGGCCGGATCTCGCCCGGGCAGGCGCTCGCGGTGGCGGGCGGCCTCACCGCCGCGGGCCTGGCGATCGCCGGTGCCGCCGGTGGGCGCCGCACCCTGGCGACGGCGGGCCTGCTGGTCGGCGCGATCTGGACCTATGACGTGAAGCTGAAGAACAGCCCGGCCGGGCCCGCCGGGATGGCCGTCTGCCGGGGGCTCGACGTGCTGCTCGGCGCGAGCACCGGCTCGATGCGCCGGGCCCTGCGGCCGGCGGCGGTCGTCGCCGCGCACACCTACGCCGTGACCGCGCTCTCGCGCCGCGAGGTCTCCGGCGCCGACCGGGCCCTGCCGCTCGGCACCCTCGCCGCGACCGCCGTCGTCGCGACGGCCGCCGCCCGGCGCCCGCCGAACAACACCAACTCTTCAAGAGTTGCGGCGATCGAGGGCGGGCCCGGCGGACGCGCGACCACGGCGACCACGGTGACCGGCGGGTGGTCCGGTGCCGTGCGGGACGCGGCGAGTGGGCTGGTGGGGCTGGTGCTCGCGGGGCTCTACGCGCAGAAGTTCGGCCGGGCACAGCGCGCGGTGCTGCGCGACCCGGCGGCCGGCAACGTCCGGGCCGCCGTGGGCGCCGGGATCATGTCGCTCCCGTCGTTGCAGGGTGCGCTCGCGGCCCAGCACGGCAGCCCGGTGGCGGGCGCGGCGGTCGCCGTCATGGCGCCGCTCGGCAGGCGACTAGTGAAGGCGGTGTCACCGACATGA
- a CDS encoding inositol-3-phosphate synthase, translating to MRTGIWLVGARGSVAVTTMVGALAIRASLAEPLGCVTDLPPLRDAALPGWTDLVFGGHDISMLRLCKKAHSLVGAGVLPAPIVEAVAGELDQIERHLRPAPAGRNQAETIQQTVADLRAFREQHDLERVVVVNVSSTEPLIVAHPAHESLAALDAALPVADVLPASSLYAYAAFTAGCSFVDFTPSTGARLPALAELARRVGTPFAGSDGKTGETLLKSVLAPMFAMRNLRVRSWSGLNLLGGGDGANLAQPEANAAKVASKQRVLKETLGYEPEGQTRIDYVPDIGDLKTAWDLITFSGFLGSRMRLEFTWHGCDSALAAPLVLDLARLTAGAHEQGTAGPMPQLAFFFKDPIGEVSHSLADQWHDLVDWVTGWTDDPS from the coding sequence GTGCGAACGGGTATTTGGCTGGTGGGCGCCCGTGGGTCGGTCGCCGTGACCACAATGGTGGGTGCCCTCGCGATTCGCGCCTCGCTCGCCGAACCGCTGGGCTGTGTCACCGATCTCCCTCCGCTGCGCGACGCGGCTCTGCCGGGCTGGACCGATCTCGTCTTCGGCGGCCACGACATCTCGATGCTGCGTCTGTGCAAGAAGGCCCATTCCCTCGTCGGCGCCGGCGTGCTCCCCGCGCCGATCGTGGAGGCCGTCGCCGGCGAGTTAGACCAGATAGAGCGGCACCTGCGCCCCGCACCGGCCGGGCGCAACCAGGCCGAGACCATCCAGCAGACCGTGGCCGACCTGCGGGCGTTCCGCGAGCAGCACGACCTGGAGCGGGTCGTCGTCGTCAACGTCTCCTCGACCGAGCCGCTGATCGTCGCACACCCCGCGCACGAGAGCCTCGCCGCGCTCGACGCCGCGCTGCCCGTCGCGGACGTGCTGCCCGCCAGCTCGCTCTACGCCTACGCCGCCTTCACCGCCGGGTGCTCCTTCGTGGACTTCACGCCGTCGACCGGTGCCCGGCTGCCCGCCCTCGCCGAGCTGGCCCGGCGCGTGGGCACGCCCTTCGCGGGCAGCGACGGCAAGACCGGCGAGACGCTGCTCAAGTCGGTGCTGGCGCCGATGTTCGCGATGCGCAACCTCCGGGTCCGCTCCTGGTCCGGGCTCAACCTGCTCGGCGGCGGCGACGGCGCCAACCTCGCCCAGCCCGAGGCGAACGCCGCCAAGGTCGCGAGCAAGCAGCGGGTGCTCAAGGAGACCCTCGGCTACGAGCCGGAGGGGCAGACGCGGATCGACTACGTGCCCGACATCGGTGATCTGAAGACCGCCTGGGACCTGATCACCTTCTCCGGCTTCCTCGGCAGCCGGATGCGGCTCGAGTTCACCTGGCACGGCTGCGACTCGGCGCTCGCCGCCCCGCTCGTGCTGGACCTGGCCCGGCTCACCGCGGGCGCGCACGAGCAGGGCACGGCCGGACCGATGCCGCAGCTCGCCTTCTTCTTCAAGGACCCGATCGGCGAGGTCTCGCACTCGCTCGCCGACCAGTGGCACGACCTCGTCGACTGGGTCACGGGGTGGACCGATGATCCTTCGTGA